One window from the genome of Rhinolophus ferrumequinum isolate MPI-CBG mRhiFer1 chromosome 22, mRhiFer1_v1.p, whole genome shotgun sequence encodes:
- the LMNA gene encoding lamin, protein METPSQRRATRSGAQASSTPLSPTRITRLQEKEDLQELNDRLAIYIDRVRSLETENAGLRLRITESEEVVSREVSGIKAAYEAELGDARKTLDSVAKERARLQLELSKVREEFKELKARNTKKEGDLLAAQARLKDLEALLNSKEAALSTALSEKRTLENELHDLRGQVAKLEAALGEAKKQLQDEMLRRVDAENRLQTLKEELDFQKNIYSEELRETKRRHETRLVEIDNGKQREFESRLSDALQELRAQHEEQVDQYKKELEKTYSAKLDNARQSAERNSNLVGAAHEELQQSRIRIDSLSAQLSQLQKQLTAKEAKLRDLEDSLSRERDTSRRLLAEKEREMAEMRARMQQQLDEYQELLDIKLALDMEIHAYRKLLEGEEERLRLSPSPTSQRSRGRASSHSSQTQGGSSVTKKRKLETESRSSFSQHARTSGRVAVEEVDEDGKFVRLRNKSNEDQAMGNWQIKRQNGDDPLLTYRFPPKFTLKAGQVVTIWAAGAGATHSPPTDLVWKAQNTWGCGNSLRTALISSSGEEVAMRKLVRSVTVVDDDDEDEDGDDLIHHHHGSHCSGSGDPAEYNLRSRTVLCGTCGQPADKASASSSGAQVGGSISSGSSASSVTVTRSYRSVGGSGGGSFGDNLVTRSYLLGNSSPRNQNPQNCSIM, encoded by the exons ATGGAGACTCCGTCCCAGCGGCGCGCCACCCGCAGCGGGGCGCAGGCCAGCTCCACCCCGCTGTCGCCTACCCGCATCACCCGGCTGCAGGAGAAGGAGGACCTGCAGGAGCTCAACGACCGCTTGGCGATCTACATCGACCGTGTGCGCTCGCTGGAGACGGAGAATGCAGGTCTGCGCCTTCGCATCACCGAGTCGGAGGAGGTGGTCAGCCGCGAGGTGTCCGGCATCAAGGCCGCGTACGAGGCCGAGCTCGGTGATGCCCGCAAGACCCTCGACTCGGTGGCCAAGGAGCGCGCGCGCCTGCAGCTGGAGCTGAGCAAAGTGCGCGAGGAGTTTAAGGAGCTTAAAGCGCG CAATACAAAGAAGGAGGGAGACCTGCTGGCCGCCCAGGCCCGGCTCAAAGACCTGGAGGCTTTGCTCAACTCCAAGGAGGCCGCACTGAGCACCGCCCTCAGCGAGAAGCGCACGCTGGAGAATGAGCTTCATGACCTGCGGGGCCAAGTGGCCAAG CTCGAAGCAGCCCTGGGCGAGGCCAAAAAGCAGCTTCAGGACGAGATGCTGCGGCGGGTCGATGCCGAGAACAGGCTGCAGACTCTGAAGGAGGAACTGGACTTCCAGAAGAACATCTACAGCGAG GAGCTGCGTGAGACCAAGCGCCGCCATGAGACCCGGCTGGTGGAGATTGATAACGGAAAGCAGCGTGAGTTTGAGAGCCGGCTGTCAGACGCCCTGCAGGAGCTGCGGGCCCAGCATGAAGAGCAGGTGGACCAGTACAAAAAGGAGCTGGAGAAGACCTACTCTGCCAAG CTGGATAACGCCAGGCAGTCGGCTGAGCGGAACAGCAACCTGGTGGGGGCTGCCCACGAGGAGCTGCAGCAGTCCCGTATTCGCATTGATAGCCTGTCGGCGCAGCTCAGCCAGCTGCAGAAGCAG CTGACAGCCAAGGAGGCGAAGCTGCGGGACCTGGAGGATTCGCTGTCCCGGGAGCGGGACACCAGCCGGCGGCTGCTGGCTGAGAAGGAGCGGGAGATGGCGGAAATGCGGGCAAGGATGCAGCAGCAGCTGGACGAGTACCAGGAGCTGCTGGACATCAAGCTGGCGCTGGACATGGAGATCCACGCCTACCGCAAGCTGCTGGAGGGCGAGGAGGAGAG GCTCCgcctgtcccccagccccacctcgcAGCGCAGCCGTGGCCGTGCCTCCTCCCACTCATCCCAGACGCAGGGTGGGAGCAGTGTCACCAAGAAGCGCAAGCTGGAGACTGAGAGCCGCAGCAGCTTCTCGCAGCACGCACGCACCAGCGGGCGCGTGGCGGTGGAGGAGGTGGACGAGGATGGCAAGTTCGTGCGGCTGCGCAACAAGTCCAACGAG GACCAGGCCATGGGCAACTGGCAGATCAAGCGCCAGAACGGAGATGACCCCTTGCTGACCTACCGTTTCCCACCAAAGTTCACCCTAAAGGCTGGCCAGGTGGTGACG ATCTGGGCTGCAGGAGCTGGGGCCACTCACAGCCCCCCCACCGACTTGGTGTGGAAGGCGCAGAACACCTGGGGCTGCGGGAACAGCCTGCGCACGGCTCTTATCAGCTCCAGTGGGGAG GAGGTGGCCATGCGCAAGCTGGTGCGCTCAGTGACTGTGGTCGACGACGACGACGAGGATGAGGATGGCGATGACCTGATCCATCACCACCAC GGCTCCCACTGCAGCGGCTCGGGGGACCCGGCCGAGTACAACCTGCGCTCACGCACTGTACTGTGCGGGACATGCGGGCAGCCCGCCGACAAGGCGTCTGCCAGCAGCTCAGGAGCCCAGGTGGGCGGATCCATCTCCTCTGGCTCTTCTGCCTCCAGTGTCACAGTCACTCGCAGCTACCGCAGTgtggggggcagtgggggtggCAGCTTCGGGGACAACCTGGTCACCCGCTCCTACCTCCTGGGCAACTCCAGTCCCCGAAACCAG aACCCCCAGAACTGCAGCATCATGTAA